The following proteins are encoded in a genomic region of Mycolicibacterium confluentis:
- a CDS encoding hotdog fold domain-containing protein → MTSPTSTYRMWQRLSPRPAGRLLFSAAAMARVPYFASVLPRIDRMEPGCAQVSVPKWFFVHNHLHTVHAIASCNAAEIAMGMLMEATVPTTHRWIPKGMTVAYLAKATTSLRATARLDPPDFDAITEGVEVVVPVSIADRSGQEVVRAEITTWVTPR, encoded by the coding sequence ATGACGAGTCCCACCAGCACCTACCGGATGTGGCAGCGTCTGTCACCGCGGCCCGCGGGCAGGCTCCTGTTCTCCGCCGCGGCCATGGCTCGGGTCCCCTATTTCGCCTCGGTGCTGCCACGCATCGACCGCATGGAGCCGGGATGCGCGCAGGTGTCCGTGCCGAAGTGGTTCTTCGTCCACAACCACCTGCACACTGTGCACGCGATCGCCTCGTGCAACGCCGCCGAGATCGCGATGGGCATGCTCATGGAGGCCACGGTGCCCACGACCCATCGGTGGATCCCCAAGGGCATGACGGTCGCCTACCTCGCCAAGGCCACCACCTCACTGCGGGCGACCGCGCGACTGGATCCGCCGGACTTCGACGCCATCACCGAGGGCGTCGAGGTGGTGGTACCGGTGAGCATCGCCGATCGCAGTGGCCAGGAGGTCGTGCGCGCCGAGATCACGACCTGGGTCACGCCGCGCTGA
- a CDS encoding carboxylesterase/lipase family protein has translation MAVVVMAGCGTSTSTRAERQGADPGLDSGLVHTASGPVRGLVAPGHLLFRGIPYAAPPVGNLRWAPPQPAAPWTELRDASDPGPRCIQDTALDPGTGRRDSEDCLSVNVWSPRGAQGRPVMVWIHGGGFANGSGDMYDASWLVEKGDIVVVTINYRLGALGFLAHPSLGHGNYGLLDQQAALHWVRDNISRFGGDPAKVTIAGQSAGAMSVCDHLVARESAGLFRAAILQSGPCQAQANLSEAREVSLRYAREVGCGDPATAAACLRGLPATALERSPSFFSIGDDGLSGPVTGTPELPTDPAAVLDATSASRVPILIGTTRDEFTLFAALKFLRSGHAPTAAEYPEELSETFGADAVSVAQHYPLERYGGSVELAYSAAVTDGVFACPADRMGAAIAPHSPVYAYEFNDRTAPTPPPLREVPFPVGASHSLELRYLFDVGGAPALNAEQQRLSDEMIAFWTEFVRTGEPGGDWQAFGTDPAWMSLKLGGSEAFTSFRDEHQCDFWAQN, from the coding sequence ATGGCCGTCGTCGTGATGGCCGGCTGCGGCACCAGCACCAGCACCAGGGCCGAGCGGCAGGGGGCCGATCCCGGTCTGGACTCCGGGCTCGTGCACACCGCGTCAGGGCCCGTGCGGGGACTCGTGGCGCCGGGGCACCTGCTGTTCCGCGGCATCCCGTACGCCGCCCCGCCTGTCGGGAACCTGCGGTGGGCGCCGCCGCAACCGGCAGCGCCGTGGACCGAGTTGCGCGATGCCAGCGACCCCGGCCCGCGCTGCATCCAAGACACCGCCCTGGACCCGGGCACGGGCAGACGGGACTCCGAGGACTGTCTGTCGGTGAACGTGTGGAGCCCCCGCGGAGCGCAGGGCCGCCCCGTCATGGTGTGGATCCACGGCGGCGGCTTCGCCAACGGCAGCGGCGACATGTACGACGCGTCATGGCTGGTGGAGAAGGGCGACATCGTCGTCGTGACCATCAACTACCGACTCGGCGCACTCGGGTTCCTCGCACATCCGTCGCTCGGGCACGGCAACTACGGCCTGCTCGACCAGCAGGCCGCCCTGCATTGGGTGCGCGACAACATCTCGCGGTTCGGCGGCGATCCGGCGAAGGTGACCATCGCGGGGCAGAGCGCGGGCGCGATGTCGGTGTGCGACCACCTGGTCGCGCGCGAGTCCGCCGGCCTGTTCCGGGCCGCGATCCTGCAGAGCGGGCCGTGTCAGGCCCAGGCCAACCTGTCCGAGGCGCGCGAGGTGAGTCTGCGCTATGCGCGTGAGGTGGGCTGTGGCGACCCGGCCACAGCCGCGGCCTGTCTGCGCGGTCTTCCGGCCACCGCGCTGGAGCGCTCGCCCTCCTTCTTCTCCATCGGGGACGACGGCCTCAGCGGGCCCGTGACGGGCACGCCGGAACTGCCCACCGATCCGGCCGCCGTCCTCGACGCGACGTCGGCGTCGCGCGTGCCGATCCTGATCGGGACCACGCGCGACGAGTTCACCCTGTTCGCCGCACTGAAGTTCCTGCGGTCCGGCCATGCGCCGACCGCCGCCGAGTACCCGGAGGAACTGTCCGAGACCTTCGGCGCGGACGCGGTCAGCGTCGCGCAGCATTACCCGCTCGAGCGGTACGGCGGGAGCGTCGAACTGGCGTATTCGGCCGCGGTCACCGACGGCGTCTTCGCGTGTCCGGCGGACCGGATGGGCGCGGCGATCGCACCCCATTCCCCGGTCTACGCCTACGAATTCAACGACCGGACCGCGCCGACGCCGCCACCACTTCGCGAGGTGCCGTTCCCGGTCGGAGCGAGCCACTCGCTCGAACTGCGCTACCTGTTCGACGTCGGTGGCGCGCCCGCGCTCAACGCCGAGCAACAGCGCCTGTCCGACGAGATGATCGCGTTCTGGACCGAGTTCGTCCGCACGGGTGAGCCCGGCGGCGATTGGCAGGCCTTTGGCACCGACCCGGCGTGGATGTCGCTGAAGCTTGGCGGAAGCGAGGCTTTCACCTCATTTCGCGACGAGCATCAGTGCGACTTCTGGGCCCAGAATTAG
- a CDS encoding cytochrome P450, with the protein MSTQVTHDAAKVLAEPRAYADEQRLYAALAQLRKETPVAYVDVPGYYPFWAITKHADVMAIERDNELFINAPRPMLITKEKDDVAKANLAAGGGIRTLIHMDDPLHRDIRKIGADWFRPKAMRALKERVDELAKVYVDKLVEKGPECDFVQEVAVNYPLYVILSLLGLPESDFDRMLKLTQEMFGNDDEELGRGGKSAEELSAVILDFFNYFTQLTADRRANPTDDLASAIANAKLDGEYLNDVDCLSYYVIVASAGHDTTSAAISGGLMALAENPDQLARLKADMSLMPLATEEIIRWSAPVKEFMRTATADTEVRGVPIKEGESVLLSYVSANRDEDIFENPHRFDVGRDPNKHLSFGYGVHFCLGAALARMEINSFFTELIPRLDSIELAGDPRFMATTFVGGLKHLPIRYSVR; encoded by the coding sequence ATGAGCACCCAGGTCACCCATGACGCCGCCAAGGTGCTGGCCGAGCCGAGAGCCTATGCCGACGAGCAGCGGCTGTACGCCGCTCTGGCCCAGCTGCGCAAGGAGACGCCGGTGGCCTACGTCGACGTGCCCGGCTACTACCCCTTCTGGGCGATCACCAAGCACGCCGACGTCATGGCGATCGAGCGCGACAACGAGCTCTTCATCAACGCTCCGCGGCCGATGCTGATCACCAAGGAGAAGGATGATGTCGCCAAGGCCAACCTGGCCGCCGGCGGTGGCATCCGCACCCTGATCCACATGGACGACCCGCTGCACCGCGACATCCGCAAGATCGGTGCCGACTGGTTCCGCCCGAAGGCGATGCGTGCGCTCAAGGAGCGCGTCGACGAGCTGGCCAAGGTTTACGTGGACAAGCTGGTCGAGAAGGGTCCGGAGTGCGACTTCGTTCAGGAGGTCGCGGTCAACTACCCGCTGTACGTGATCCTGTCGCTGCTGGGCCTGCCGGAGTCGGACTTCGACCGGATGCTCAAGCTGACGCAGGAGATGTTCGGCAACGACGACGAGGAGTTGGGCCGAGGCGGGAAGTCCGCGGAGGAGCTCAGCGCGGTCATCCTCGACTTCTTCAACTACTTCACCCAGCTGACCGCCGACCGTCGGGCGAACCCCACTGATGACTTGGCGTCGGCCATCGCCAACGCGAAGCTCGACGGCGAGTACCTCAATGACGTCGACTGCCTGTCGTACTACGTGATCGTCGCCAGCGCCGGCCACGACACCACCAGCGCCGCGATCTCGGGCGGCCTGATGGCTCTGGCCGAGAACCCGGATCAGCTGGCGCGCCTCAAGGCCGACATGAGCCTGATGCCGCTGGCCACCGAGGAGATCATCCGCTGGTCCGCTCCGGTCAAGGAGTTCATGCGCACCGCCACGGCCGACACCGAGGTGCGCGGCGTGCCGATCAAGGAGGGCGAGTCGGTTCTGCTGTCCTACGTCTCGGCCAACCGCGACGAGGACATCTTCGAGAATCCGCACAGGTTCGACGTCGGCCGCGACCCGAACAAGCACCTGTCGTTCGGCTACGGCGTGCACTTCTGCCTGGGCGCCGCCCTGGCGCGGATGGAGATCAACAGCTTCTTCACCGAGCTGATCCCGCGCCTGGACTCGATCGAGCTGGCCGGGGATCCGCGGTTCATGGCGACGACGTTCGTCGGCGGACTCAAGCACCTCCCGATCCGCTACTCGGTGCGCTGA
- a CDS encoding cytochrome P450 encodes MNQESQDAAKALADPTAYADDDRLHSALAHLRANDPVALVDQWPYRPFWAITKHADIMAIERANDLFLSEPRPLLVTADADDLAKAQLEAGIGLRTLIHMDDPHHRDIRKIGADWFRPKAMRDLKIRVDELAKRYVDRMRDIGPECDFVTEIAVNFPLYVILSLLGLPEDDFGRMHMLTQEMFGGDDDEYKRGTTPEEQLAVLTDFFNYFAALTASRRANPTEDLASAIANGLIDGAPMSDMDTLSYYVIVASAGHDTTKDAISGGLHALITNPAELARLQGDLDLMPTAVEEMIRWSTPVKEFMRTAAEDTVVRGVPIAKGESVYLAYVSGNRDEEVFEDPFRFDVGRDPNKHLSFGYGVHFCLGAALARMEINSLFTELLPRLESIELAGRPELSATTFVGGLKHLPIRYSLR; translated from the coding sequence ATGAACCAGGAATCGCAGGACGCCGCCAAGGCCCTCGCGGATCCGACGGCCTACGCTGATGACGACCGCCTGCACAGTGCGCTCGCCCATCTGCGGGCGAACGATCCGGTCGCCTTGGTGGATCAGTGGCCGTACCGCCCGTTCTGGGCGATCACCAAGCACGCCGACATCATGGCCATCGAGCGCGCCAACGACCTGTTTCTGTCCGAACCGCGCCCACTTCTGGTCACCGCCGACGCCGACGATCTCGCCAAGGCCCAACTCGAGGCCGGCATCGGCCTGCGCACGCTGATCCACATGGACGATCCGCACCATCGCGACATCCGCAAGATCGGCGCCGACTGGTTCCGCCCGAAAGCCATGCGCGACCTGAAGATTCGCGTTGACGAACTTGCCAAGCGCTACGTCGACCGGATGCGCGACATCGGCCCGGAATGCGACTTCGTCACCGAGATCGCGGTGAACTTCCCGCTGTACGTGATTCTGTCGCTGCTCGGCCTGCCCGAAGACGACTTCGGCCGCATGCACATGCTGACGCAGGAGATGTTCGGCGGCGATGACGACGAGTACAAGCGCGGCACCACGCCCGAGGAACAGTTGGCCGTCCTGACCGACTTCTTCAACTACTTCGCGGCGCTGACCGCGTCGCGGCGGGCGAACCCGACCGAGGATCTGGCGTCGGCGATTGCCAACGGCCTGATCGACGGCGCACCGATGTCGGACATGGACACGTTGTCCTACTACGTCATCGTCGCCAGCGCCGGCCACGACACCACCAAGGACGCGATCTCCGGCGGACTTCACGCTCTCATCACCAATCCCGCTGAATTGGCCCGCCTGCAGGGCGATCTGGACCTGATGCCGACCGCGGTCGAGGAGATGATCCGCTGGTCCACCCCGGTCAAGGAGTTCATGCGCACGGCGGCCGAGGACACAGTCGTCCGCGGTGTGCCGATCGCCAAGGGCGAGTCGGTCTACCTCGCCTACGTCTCGGGCAACCGCGACGAGGAGGTCTTCGAGGATCCCTTCCGATTCGACGTCGGTCGAGATCCCAACAAACACTTGTCCTTCGGTTACGGCGTGCACTTCTGTCTGGGGGCGGCACTGGCTCGGATGGAGATCAACAGTCTGTTCACCGAACTGCTGCCCCGGCTGGAGTCGATCGAACTGGCGGGGCGCCCGGAACTGTCGGCTACGACGTTCGTCGGCGGCCTCAAGCATCTGCCGATCCGCTATTCACTGCGGTAA
- a CDS encoding cytochrome P450, with protein MSTPTTARQASEQGRALADPTAYADNDRLHAALTWLRANEPVTWVDNPPYRPFWGVTKHTDIMDIERDNELWISEPRPLLLPAEAEDVIKRDQEAGIGLRTLIHMDDPHHRDIRKIGADWFRPKAMRDLKVRVDELAKRYVDRMAEIGPECDFVTEIAINFPLYVILSLLGLPEEDFPRMLKLTQEMFGGEDAEHKRGEGTTEDLMAVLLDFFNYFSALTASRRANPTDDLASAIANGTINGELMSDMDTLSYYVIVASAGHDTTKDAISGGMCALVENQDQLARLKNDMSLMPLAVEEMIRWSTPVKEFMRTATADTEVRGVPIAKGEAVYLSYVSANRDEEIFENPFAFDVGRDPNKHLSFGYGVHFCLGAALARMEMNSLFTELVPRLESIELTGEPEYSQTIFVGGLKHLPIRYSLR; from the coding sequence TTGAGCACGCCGACGACAGCCCGCCAAGCCAGTGAACAGGGACGGGCACTGGCGGACCCCACCGCCTACGCCGACAACGACCGCCTGCACGCCGCGTTGACCTGGCTTCGCGCCAACGAGCCGGTCACCTGGGTGGACAACCCGCCATACCGCCCGTTCTGGGGTGTCACCAAGCACACCGACATCATGGACATCGAGCGCGACAACGAACTCTGGATCAGCGAACCGCGCCCGCTTCTGCTGCCGGCCGAAGCCGAGGACGTGATCAAGCGGGATCAGGAGGCCGGCATCGGCCTGCGCACGCTGATCCACATGGATGACCCGCACCATCGCGACATCCGCAAGATCGGCGCCGACTGGTTCCGCCCCAAGGCGATGCGCGACCTCAAAGTCCGCGTCGATGAGTTGGCCAAGCGCTACGTCGACCGGATGGCCGAGATCGGACCCGAGTGCGACTTCGTCACCGAGATCGCGATCAACTTCCCGCTGTATGTGATCCTGTCGCTGCTCGGTCTGCCCGAGGAGGACTTCCCGCGCATGCTCAAGCTGACGCAGGAGATGTTCGGCGGCGAGGACGCCGAACATAAGCGGGGTGAGGGCACCACCGAAGACCTGATGGCGGTGCTGCTGGACTTCTTCAACTACTTCTCGGCCCTGACCGCATCACGGCGCGCGAACCCGACCGACGACCTGGCGTCGGCCATCGCCAACGGCACCATCAACGGCGAACTGATGTCCGACATGGACACCTTGTCCTATTACGTCATCGTCGCAAGCGCCGGCCACGACACCACCAAGGACGCCATCTCGGGCGGGATGTGCGCGCTCGTCGAGAACCAGGATCAGCTCGCCCGCCTCAAGAACGATATGAGCCTGATGCCGCTGGCGGTCGAGGAGATGATCCGCTGGTCGACGCCGGTCAAGGAGTTCATGCGAACCGCGACGGCCGACACCGAGGTCCGCGGCGTGCCGATCGCCAAGGGTGAGGCCGTGTACCTCTCCTACGTCTCGGCCAACCGCGACGAGGAGATCTTCGAGAATCCGTTCGCGTTCGACGTCGGGCGCGATCCCAACAAGCACCTGTCCTTCGGCTACGGCGTGCACTTCTGCCTGGGCGCGGCCCTGGCCCGCATGGAGATGAACAGCCTGTTCACCGAACTCGTGCCGCGACTGGAGTCCATCGAACTCACGGGTGAGCCCGAGTACTCCCAGACGATCTTCGTCGGTGGGCTCAAACACCTTCCGATTCGGTACTCGCTGCGCTGA
- a CDS encoding TetR/AcrR family transcriptional regulator: protein MTEGRTDPRPARSRARLLEAATTLLRTGGPNAVTVDAVLRGANVARATLYRHFPSGTDLLAAAFQSLIPPAPMPPEDGTLRDRLIGLMEAWAEHIAEAPALLTAMNWLALGRDLDQMPEAGDSPEVRTLRERIAQQYAAPFDAIFDSPQAAAELVEFDRATAMMLLLGPLVTAKLSTLVDADYRETVRASVEGFLHVYGKKPSAEISAASTESEGV from the coding sequence ATGACTGAAGGGCGCACCGACCCGCGGCCCGCGCGTTCGCGCGCGCGCCTCCTCGAGGCGGCTACGACGCTGCTGCGGACGGGCGGCCCCAACGCGGTCACCGTCGACGCGGTGCTGCGCGGGGCCAATGTGGCCAGGGCGACGCTGTACCGGCATTTCCCCAGCGGTACCGACCTGTTGGCCGCGGCCTTCCAGAGCCTGATTCCGCCCGCGCCGATGCCTCCCGAGGACGGCACGTTGCGGGATCGGCTGATCGGCCTGATGGAGGCATGGGCCGAGCACATCGCCGAGGCGCCCGCACTGCTGACGGCGATGAACTGGCTGGCGCTCGGGCGTGACCTGGATCAGATGCCCGAGGCCGGCGACAGTCCCGAGGTGCGCACGCTGCGCGAACGGATCGCCCAGCAGTACGCCGCCCCGTTTGATGCGATCTTCGACAGCCCGCAGGCGGCTGCCGAACTTGTCGAGTTCGACCGTGCGACGGCCATGATGCTGCTGCTCGGACCGCTGGTGACCGCGAAGCTGAGCACCCTGGTCGATGCCGACTACCGGGAGACCGTGCGGGCTTCGGTTGAGGGTTTCCTGCACGTGTACGGCAAAAAGCCCTCCGCCGAGATCAGCGCAGCGAGTACCGAATCGGAAGGTGTTTGA
- a CDS encoding MFS transporter: protein MGVVTSTQPDQDTEARPAAMSTRARVWTVILACFGLSLVMSSMVALNTALGDIAVETGASQTQLTWIVDSYTLVLACLLLPAGALGDRFGRRGALIVGLVVFSLASVAPLIWMTADTLIMARAAAGVGAAFVMPATLSLITTAYPRDERAKAVGIWAGVSGAGGMIGMLGSGVLLRYWEWPSIFWAFALCAAALVPLTLTMPNSRDDDPKPLDWIGSMLIGAAVAAFVLGILEAPIRGWSDPVVYGCLVAGALLAGLFALVELRRRHPLLDVRLFADTQFATGAASVTVLFLALFGFFFVIIQHVQLIMGYSALMTAFAISPLSVPMLALSATSFWFVPKLGLRLVVFLGLMLISVGYLMLRILETDSPYWHLAVPMLVLSCGIGLCVAPTTSAIMTSVPDAKQGVASAVNDATREIGAALGIALAGSMLASQYTRSVAPELNTFPEQIQEAAGRSLGEAMGAAERLGPQGQVLLDLSRAAFVDGVHASLTALAILIAVTAVLIGLWAPGRDGRQLAFVRRFRARRLTRQD, encoded by the coding sequence ATGGGAGTGGTCACCTCCACTCAGCCCGATCAGGATACCGAGGCGCGGCCGGCAGCCATGTCCACGCGGGCCCGGGTGTGGACGGTGATTCTGGCCTGCTTCGGATTGTCGCTGGTGATGTCGTCCATGGTGGCGCTCAACACCGCCCTCGGCGACATCGCCGTCGAGACGGGCGCCAGCCAGACCCAGCTGACGTGGATCGTCGACAGTTACACCCTGGTGCTGGCCTGTCTGCTTCTGCCCGCCGGAGCCCTCGGCGACCGGTTCGGCCGCCGCGGGGCGCTGATCGTGGGTCTCGTGGTCTTCTCGCTCGCGTCGGTGGCCCCACTGATCTGGATGACGGCAGACACCCTGATCATGGCGCGGGCCGCCGCCGGCGTCGGCGCGGCCTTCGTCATGCCCGCCACGCTGTCGCTCATCACGACCGCCTATCCGCGCGACGAACGGGCGAAAGCGGTGGGGATCTGGGCGGGCGTCTCCGGCGCGGGCGGCATGATCGGCATGCTCGGTTCGGGAGTGCTGCTGCGCTACTGGGAGTGGCCGTCGATCTTCTGGGCCTTCGCACTCTGCGCGGCTGCCCTCGTGCCCCTCACGCTCACGATGCCGAACTCCCGCGACGACGATCCGAAACCGCTGGACTGGATCGGTTCGATGTTGATCGGTGCGGCCGTGGCCGCATTCGTCCTCGGCATCCTCGAGGCGCCGATCCGCGGATGGAGTGATCCGGTGGTGTATGGCTGCCTCGTGGCGGGCGCGCTGCTGGCCGGCCTCTTCGCCCTCGTCGAACTGCGCCGGCGCCATCCCCTCCTCGATGTCCGACTGTTCGCCGACACTCAGTTCGCGACGGGCGCGGCCTCGGTGACCGTGTTGTTCCTGGCGCTGTTCGGGTTCTTCTTCGTGATCATCCAGCACGTCCAGCTCATCATGGGATACAGCGCCCTGATGACGGCCTTTGCGATCTCGCCGCTCTCCGTACCGATGCTGGCGCTGTCCGCGACGTCGTTCTGGTTCGTGCCGAAGCTGGGGCTGCGCCTCGTCGTCTTCCTCGGGCTGATGCTCATCTCAGTGGGCTACCTGATGCTGCGCATCCTCGAAACCGACTCCCCCTATTGGCATCTGGCCGTACCGATGCTCGTGCTCAGCTGCGGCATCGGCCTGTGCGTGGCGCCGACCACGTCGGCCATCATGACCTCGGTGCCCGACGCAAAGCAGGGCGTTGCCTCGGCGGTCAACGATGCGACCCGCGAGATCGGCGCGGCCCTGGGCATCGCACTGGCCGGTTCCATGCTCGCGTCGCAGTACACCAGATCCGTTGCGCCGGAGTTGAACACCTTCCCTGAACAGATTCAGGAGGCAGCAGGACGGTCCCTGGGCGAGGCGATGGGCGCCGCCGAGCGCCTCGGACCGCAGGGCCAGGTGCTGCTGGATCTGAGCCGGGCGGCGTTCGTCGACGGCGTCCACGCGTCACTGACGGCACTGGCGATCCTCATCGCGGTGACCGCCGTGCTCATCGGACTGTGGGCACCGGGACGCGACGGGCGGCAGTTGGCGTTCGTTCGAAGGTTCCGGGCGCGCAGGCTCACGCGCCAGGACTGA
- the mftG gene encoding mycofactocin dehydrogenase MftG, producing MASAHSDVLIVGAGSAGSVLAERLSSDPQCSVTVVETGPGPAEPGVQALTDSGTLLPIGSDSELVTRYASVLTQDPPRTAHLVRGRTVGGSGAVNGGYFCRAVPADIAAWDLPGWDWPTVLAHYRAVETDLDFDGPLHGDSGPIHVQRTSEYVGATALFLEACERAGVAWLPDLNGVESGALPSGVGRVPLNIVEGRRMGPGAAFLVPAMRRPNLSVLTRARVLRIRFHRGRAVGVDVTRPHGPEGPDGVTTLTADRIVLSSGAIGTAHLLMLSGIGPEPALRRAGVPVVQPLPVGMHCVDHPEWVLPTNWSVEPGRPVLEVVLSIADDLEIRPYTGGFVAMVGGVGADHPDWPHLGVALMKPQSYASVALVSADPTTPPEIEHRYDRVADDIKRLEYGTEVVREIIGTAAEVGEHSWSTSQHLGGSAPMGRADDPRAVLDEQCRVRGVEGLWVIDGSVLPSALSRGPHATTVMLAHRAAGFVSPGA from the coding sequence ATAGCCTCCGCACACAGCGATGTTCTGATCGTCGGTGCGGGAAGCGCCGGATCGGTGCTCGCGGAGCGACTTTCGTCAGATCCACAGTGCTCCGTGACCGTGGTGGAGACCGGCCCCGGACCCGCCGAACCTGGAGTGCAGGCGCTCACCGACAGCGGCACGCTGCTGCCCATCGGTTCGGACAGCGAACTGGTGACCCGCTACGCGTCGGTGCTGACGCAGGATCCGCCCCGGACCGCCCACTTGGTGCGCGGTCGCACCGTCGGTGGGTCGGGGGCCGTGAACGGCGGCTACTTCTGCCGCGCGGTGCCCGCCGACATCGCCGCGTGGGACCTGCCCGGGTGGGACTGGCCCACGGTGCTCGCGCACTACCGCGCCGTCGAGACCGATCTGGACTTCGACGGACCACTGCACGGCGACAGCGGGCCCATCCACGTCCAGCGGACCTCCGAATACGTCGGGGCCACAGCACTTTTCCTCGAAGCCTGCGAGCGTGCCGGGGTCGCGTGGCTGCCGGACCTCAACGGCGTCGAGAGCGGAGCACTGCCCTCAGGGGTGGGACGCGTACCCCTGAACATCGTCGAGGGCAGGCGAATGGGTCCGGGTGCGGCATTCCTGGTGCCCGCGATGAGGCGGCCGAACCTGTCGGTGCTCACCCGCGCCCGTGTTCTGCGGATCCGGTTCCACCGGGGACGCGCGGTGGGCGTGGACGTCACCAGGCCCCACGGCCCAGAGGGCCCCGACGGCGTGACGACGCTGACGGCCGACCGGATTGTGTTGAGCAGTGGCGCCATCGGTACCGCGCATCTGCTGATGCTCTCGGGCATCGGACCGGAGCCGGCGCTGCGCCGTGCGGGGGTGCCCGTGGTGCAACCGCTTCCGGTCGGGATGCACTGCGTCGACCACCCCGAGTGGGTGCTGCCCACGAACTGGTCGGTGGAACCCGGCCGCCCAGTGCTAGAGGTGGTCCTCAGCATCGCCGATGATCTCGAGATCCGGCCCTACACAGGTGGTTTCGTGGCGATGGTCGGTGGCGTCGGGGCCGACCACCCGGACTGGCCGCATCTCGGCGTGGCGCTGATGAAGCCCCAGTCGTATGCGAGCGTGGCCCTGGTGTCCGCGGACCCCACGACGCCACCTGAGATCGAACACCGCTACGACCGGGTCGCGGACGACATCAAGCGGCTCGAATACGGCACCGAGGTGGTCCGCGAAATCATCGGCACGGCAGCCGAAGTCGGTGAGCATTCCTGGTCCACCTCGCAGCACCTGGGTGGCAGTGCGCCGATGGGTCGCGCCGACGATCCGCGCGCCGTGCTCGACGAGCAGTGTCGGGTGCGCGGAGTCGAGGGGTTGTGGGTGATCGACGGTTCCGTCCTGCCGTCGGCGCTCAGTCGCGGCCCGCACGCCACCACGGTGATGCTGGCCCACCGGGCGGCAGGGTTTGTCAGTCCTGGCGCGTGA